CACTGGATTCCCGCTTTCGCGGGAATGACATTCGGGTCAGGTCGGGGACCTGACACCCACTTCTGACATTCGGGCGGTTTGTCACCCTGAGCGAAGGCGAAGGGTCTCCCTTCAGTAGAGACTCTGTCCACTGCCCCTGGTTCCCCACCTCGGACAGAGCTAAAGCTCTATCCCTACAGGCTGGAGTGACAATGCGCGCCGCATCACACCACCCCGAGATTGCTTCGTCGTCCCTCTGAAGAGGGACTTCTCGCAAAGACACGGGGGGTTCGTCCTTCTGATGAATCCTTCCCAGAGTGAAGAACTCGCAATGACAACAGTGTGGACTTAGGAGACAGCTTCCGGGGACCTGGCACTCACGTAACTTGGCGAAACGGCAGATAATGACCTGATGCGACCCTAGTTTGCTGCTGGAAGGAACTTCTGCCATTCTTTATGGCCGCTAAGGTGTTGATAAGGAATGGAGAAGGTGGTGGGTGGTGGTGGGATAGGGTGGTGGATAAGCTTCATATCTGCCTGCGTGGGTGTTCGCCCGGCCTTTCTCAGATTACAGGAAAGGCAACAGCTAACTACATTTCCCCAATCGTGAGTGCCCCCCTGGCTGCGCGGCATAACATGATCCAGGGTTAAATCCTTGATCTCACGCCCACAGTATTGGCAGGTATGTTTGTCACGGTTGAATACCTCGAAACGCGTCAGCTTTTTCTGCAAACGAGGACGTCTGACAAACTGCGTGAGACGGACTACTGAGGGTATAGGAAAGGAACTACTGATAGCGTGTATCTCACCTCGGCCATTTTCGATTACCTCGGCCTTGCGGTTAATGATCAGGATTACTGCCCGTCGGACCCGGCAGATGTTGAGGGGTTGATAGCCCTGGTTGAGAACGAGAACCGGAGCGTTTATGATATCCACAGCACTTCCTCAATAGAGATGTTCAAACTCCTGGAATATTTTGATAGATTTGCTCTACTGCCATGAGAGGGCATGCCCCCTGCCTTCAAAACTGATCTATTCTACTGGAAGAGATATCCCAGTGCAACTATGCTTCGATCTGATGCTTGCAAAGACACCCTGGATTCCCGCTTTCGCGGGAATGACATTCGGGTCTGGTCGGGGACCTGACACACACTTCTGACATTCGGGCGGTTTGTCACCCTGAGCGAAGGCGAAGGGTCTCCCTTCAGTAGGGGCTCTGTCCACTGCCCCTGGTTCGCGACCTCGGACAGAGCTAAAGCTCTATCCCTACATGCTGTTCCTACAGGGTGGAGGACCATGCACGCTGCATCACACCACCCCGAGATTGCTTCGTCGCTCTTCCGCGGACCCTTCCCAGAGTGAAGGACTCGCAATGACAGTAGAAATATCACCCTCACCCTAGCCCTCTCCCATCAAAGGGAGAGGGAATGACAGGGGGATGGAATTCGTCTGTCACTTGCGCCTCCGTTTTCCGGGTCAGGTCTGGGACCTGACACCCACTTTGAGAATCCACGGATTATGGATGGCTCTGCAGTCTTGAATCTATGACGCCTGCTGATGTAAGATCGGGTGAAGTGCGTGGAAGTATAGCGGAGCATCCTTCTTTGGTTCTGCCTGAATCATAAAGGGACTGGTATCAATTTGGAAAAGAAGAACTGGTACAGCCTGACAGCAGAAGAAACCATTAAAACCTTGAGTTCAAGCCTGCAGGGTTTGAGCCGTGAGGAAGTGCAACGCCGTGTAGCTCAGTTTGGTCCTAATGAGCTGGTGGAAAAGAAACGCGTTGCCGCATGGCTGATGTTCCTGGAGCAATTCAAAAACTTCCTGGTCATTATCCTCCTCGTTGCGGTGGTCTTGTCTGCCATCAGAGGTGAGGTGGCTAGCGCAGTTGTCATTCTGGCCATTGTGGTTTTTGCGACTGCCCTGGGCTTTGTTCAGGAGTACCGGGCGGAGCGGGCGATGGATGCCCTTAAGAAAATGGCTGCACCTACAGCGACTGTGCTAAGAGATGGGCGGGAAACAGAGGTTCCCGCCAGAGAATTGGTGCCCGGGGACATATTCCTCCTCAGTACTGGTGATCGGATACCGGCCGATGCCCGACTCGTTCAGGCCATCAACCTCAAGACAGACGAAGCGCCTCTGACTGGAGAGAGTATCCCCGTAGAGAAAATCACCGCAACCTTGCCGGGCGAATTGAACGTGGGTGAAAGAGAAAACATGGTATTTGCCGGAACGGTGGTTGTTTATGGTCGGGGCATGGCTATTGTCACCGCTACTGGCATGACTACCGAGTTCGGCAAGATTGCCGCCATGCTGCAGGAAGTCAAGTCGGAGAAGACTCCACTCCAGGCTAATCTTGATCGCATCGGGAAGTGGATAGGCATTGGGGCCTTAGTCTTGAGCTTTGTTTTGGCCGGGGTTGGTATTTGGCGGGGGCAAGGAGTTACCGAGATGTTCCTCTGGGGCATAAGTCTGGCTGTGGCTGTTGTCCCTGAAGCCCTGCCTGCTGTAGTCACCATCTGCCTGTCACTGGGGGTCCGCAGGATGCTGCGGCGCCATGCCCTGGTGAGGAAGATGGCAGCAGTGGAAACCCTGGGCTGCACCACATTCATTTGTTCCGATAAAACCGGTACGCTTACCCAGAACCAGATGACGGTGCGCCGTCTTCATGTGGGTGGCAGATTCATTGACGTCACCGGGATCGGTTACGAACCTAAAGGGGAATTCCACCATGACGGCATCTCTCTCAACCCCGATCAATCCACGGCTTTGCAGATGTTGCTCCGTATAAGTGCTCAATGCAACGACGCTTCTTTGGCCTCACTCAATAACGCATGGCATATCAATGGCGATCCCACAGAGGGTGCTCTGGTGACGTTAGCTGCCAAGGCTGGTTTGTGGCAACAAGACCTTAACAAGCAATTCCCTCGCCTTCAAGAAATCCCCTTTTCTTCCGAGACAAAAAGGATGACCACAATTCACCAGACACCCGCAGGGGGGGTTGCCTATTCCAAAGGGGCACCGGAATCGATTCTGGATTCTTGCAGCCACATCTACGTTGACGATCAGGAAAGAGAGCTGACCAGAGAGGGCAAGGATAGAATCCTTTCCATAGCTCAAGTGATGGCAGGTGAAGCCCTGCGGGTCCTGGGCATGGCCTACAAGCGGCTTCCTGATGCGGAAGCGGGCGGGACAGTGGAAAGGGATATGGTCTTTGTCGGTCTGATTGGAATGATTGACCCGCCGCGAGAAGAAGTCAGGGAGGCGATAAAGCTCTGCGACGAAGCGGGCATAAAGTCAGTGATGATAACTGGTGACCATAGACTGACTGCTGTTGCCATCGCGAAGGAATTAGGTTTGCTTAAGGGGGGCGTTGTCCTTAGCGGCACTGAACTGGATGGCTTGAGCGATACAGAATTTGAATCTTTGGTAGAAAAAATAGAGGTCTATGCGCGGGTTTCGGCTGCCCATAAACTGCGCGTTGTCGAAGCCTTGCACAAGAGAGGCCATGTTGTGGCTATGACCGGAGACGGGGTGAATGATGCCCCGGCTTTGAAGCAAGCTGACATCGGAGTGGCTATGGGGATTACCGGTACGGATGTTACCAAGGAAGCAGCAGCTATGGTGCTCACTGATGACAACTTCGCCTCAATTGTGGCGGCAGTAGAGGAAGGGAGAGGCGTAGTTGATAACATCAAAAAGTATCTCATGTACCTTTTCTCCGGGAACATGGGAGAGGTACTGGCATTGGCAATTGCACTTCTGGCGGGGACACGCCTGGGATTGAAAGCTAGTGATTTACCTCTCGTGGCGGCGCAGATCCTGTTCATAAACCTGATCGGTGATGGATTGGCAGCCGTTGCTCTGGCAGTGGATCCGCCAACGCCCGACCTCATGAAACGACGGCCTTTGCAGCTTAAGGATGTGATGTTTTCCCGCTCCGTCCTCGGGTTTACTGTTGGCAGTGCGATATGGACAGGGGGGGTAACACTGGGCAGTTTCGTCTGGGCAATCGATTCGGGAAGGAGCCTGGTTGAGGCACAGTGCATATGCTTTGTCACTCTGTTGCTTACCAGGCTGGTGCATGCCTTCAATTCGCGTTCCGAAAAGCGCTCTCTGTTTGAAATCGGTCTTTTTACCAATAGGTGGCTATGGGCGGCAGTAGGACTCTCCCTTGGACTAACAACGCTGGTTATCTATGTGCCACCTCTGCAGAGTCTGTTCAAGACCTTCTCGATGACGGCGAAGGACTGGGGGGTATGCTTGGGATTTGCCTTAACGATTCTAGTTGCGGTGGAGGTAGCCAAGGTCCTCCGGCGGTGGTGGGAGGGGCGGTTATCCTGAGCGCGCAACCAGGGCCTCTGGGGGGATCTGGATCGAGTGTGCAAGAATGGCTCGGTTCTGTTCGATAAAGGTTGGTGGTGATGGACTTTCCCTCATGACTGCTTATCAAAATCAACCTCAACCGAACAGAACCCTCACCTTAGATACGTTGACAACATTATAACAATATTGTTATAATGACGGGCATGGTGTGGGGGATCGAGAGGGGTATTCATTCTCCTCCACGGATTCATGAAGAAGTCGGGGCGAATCCCCCAACAAGACTTGCGAACGGCCAGGGATAGACGGACCGAGTTTCTGACGAGAAGGAGATGATCATGAACTGGAAAGAACACAAGAAGCAACTTATGAAGGATCCTGAGTTCAGGAATGAATACGAGGCCTTGGAGCCGGAGTATAAGCTTGCCAGTGACTTGATCCGGTTGCGGCTATCCAAGGGATTGACTCAAGAAGAGCTCGCCAGAAAGGTGCATACCAAACAGTCAGCCATAGCTCGATTGGAGAGCGCCGGTTCTCTACCTTCACTCTCAACTGTCAAGAGAGTGGCTGAAGCCCTCGACGCCGATCTTGATATCGTGATTCGGCCTAAGACACGCTCGTCAGCTCGCGTCGCCCGATAGCCTATGTTCGCGTAAGCTGCCTGGGCCTCGTCCCTTGGTCCAGCCGCCCTCCCCATCTTGGTGTTGCCGCACACGTCTGTCTAGGTCAGTAGTGAAGCCAATATAGATCTGACCTTTAAGGTTACGCAAGACATCTACGAAGTACACAGCTATTTCCAGAGACAAGTTATTGGAATGAAGCTGGCTCCCCGAGCAGGATTCGAACCTACAACCTAGCGGTTAACAGCCGCCCGCTCTACCATTGAGCTATCGGGGAACGTTACTGGACGCTTATTTTACACCAATTTCAGTGCCTGTGAAAGTACGGTGCGGGCAAGCATCCTTACCGGAGTCAGATAGAGTTGTCCTGGCAGCCACTTTATGAAAGGGGGTTAATTGGTTCAATGTGTTCACCCGCCGTGCGTTTGGATATGGTGACATGGTCATGTGCTGGGGACGAAGGATGTAATACAAAGGCGTAGGTGGGGAGCCTGACCCTATGGCTCGTGCTTGACAGGCTGAAGGTGTTGAGCTATGTTATACCTATAGGGTGTAAAGGTGGAGATAGAATTCTCGTCAAACCGTCTGGCCAATGCAAGTGTGAATCTTTCAGAGGCTACCCGGCTTTTCGGCGTTCCAATCGGGCGAAGGTATATTCAACGGCTGACAGTTCTGAGAGCTACGGAGAAATTCACTCATCTGTACGGGCACCGGGCGTTGCTGTTGCACGCTTTGAAAGGCAATCGCGCTGGGCAGTACTCGATGACTCTCACCGGGAACTATCGGCTTATTGTCGAGAAGGTTCAAGAAGACAAAGTGCGCATTATGGATGTGGAGGATTACCATGGTGACTAAGACTGATGCTTATCCTGATGTTGCTATCCCTCCTGGAGAGTATTTGGCGGAGGAACTAAAGGCGCGAGGCATGTCTCAGAAGGAATTGGCGAGATGTATGGGACGGCCGCTAAACGCGCTAAATGAGATTATCCACGGGAAGAAAGCCATCACCGCCGAGACTGCCCTGCAACTTGAGGATGTCATGCCGGAGATACCCGCACGGTTCTGGCTGAATCTGGAGACTGACTACCAGCTTACCAAGGTGTTGATAAACAAGCGCACCAAGACTGCGTAGTCTCCCCTCGTTACTCCACTCAACCAGTGGCAA
The sequence above is a segment of the Chloroflexota bacterium genome. Coding sequences within it:
- a CDS encoding HNH endonuclease, producing the protein MDIINAPVLVLNQGYQPLNICRVRRAVILIINRKAEVIENGRGEIHAISSSFPIPSVVRLTQFVRRPRLQKKLTRFEVFNRDKHTCQYCGREIKDLTLDHVMPRSQGGTHDWGNVVSCCLSCNLRKAGRTPTQADMKLIHHPIPPPPTTFSIPYQHLSGHKEWQKFLPAAN
- a CDS encoding cation-translocating P-type ATPase, translated to MEKKNWYSLTAEETIKTLSSSLQGLSREEVQRRVAQFGPNELVEKKRVAAWLMFLEQFKNFLVIILLVAVVLSAIRGEVASAVVILAIVVFATALGFVQEYRAERAMDALKKMAAPTATVLRDGRETEVPARELVPGDIFLLSTGDRIPADARLVQAINLKTDEAPLTGESIPVEKITATLPGELNVGERENMVFAGTVVVYGRGMAIVTATGMTTEFGKIAAMLQEVKSEKTPLQANLDRIGKWIGIGALVLSFVLAGVGIWRGQGVTEMFLWGISLAVAVVPEALPAVVTICLSLGVRRMLRRHALVRKMAAVETLGCTTFICSDKTGTLTQNQMTVRRLHVGGRFIDVTGIGYEPKGEFHHDGISLNPDQSTALQMLLRISAQCNDASLASLNNAWHINGDPTEGALVTLAAKAGLWQQDLNKQFPRLQEIPFSSETKRMTTIHQTPAGGVAYSKGAPESILDSCSHIYVDDQERELTREGKDRILSIAQVMAGEALRVLGMAYKRLPDAEAGGTVERDMVFVGLIGMIDPPREEVREAIKLCDEAGIKSVMITGDHRLTAVAIAKELGLLKGGVVLSGTELDGLSDTEFESLVEKIEVYARVSAAHKLRVVEALHKRGHVVAMTGDGVNDAPALKQADIGVAMGITGTDVTKEAAAMVLTDDNFASIVAAVEEGRGVVDNIKKYLMYLFSGNMGEVLALAIALLAGTRLGLKASDLPLVAAQILFINLIGDGLAAVALAVDPPTPDLMKRRPLQLKDVMFSRSVLGFTVGSAIWTGGVTLGSFVWAIDSGRSLVEAQCICFVTLLLTRLVHAFNSRSEKRSLFEIGLFTNRWLWAAVGLSLGLTTLVIYVPPLQSLFKTFSMTAKDWGVCLGFALTILVAVEVAKVLRRWWEGRLS
- a CDS encoding helix-turn-helix transcriptional regulator; amino-acid sequence: MNWKEHKKQLMKDPEFRNEYEALEPEYKLASDLIRLRLSKGLTQEELARKVHTKQSAIARLESAGSLPSLSTVKRVAEALDADLDIVIRPKTRSSARVAR
- a CDS encoding type II toxin-antitoxin system RelE/ParE family toxin, translated to MEIEFSSNRLANASVNLSEATRLFGVPIGRRYIQRLTVLRATEKFTHLYGHRALLLHALKGNRAGQYSMTLTGNYRLIVEKVQEDKVRIMDVEDYHGD
- a CDS encoding HigA family addiction module antitoxin; translated protein: MVTKTDAYPDVAIPPGEYLAEELKARGMSQKELARCMGRPLNALNEIIHGKKAITAETALQLEDVMPEIPARFWLNLETDYQLTKVLINKRTKTA